The segment aatttaatattagCAACTCAATGCTCACAAAGTATTTGACATAACTATCTCGAAAGGTCCGTTATTCGatccttttttttgttattgtagaaaaattattgCAAAAATGgagataatttaaaattttctaacaaGAAAGAAGTATAGTAGTATATTTATGCTTACCATTCCCTCCATCTTAGAGGTAAACTGACCACCACATTGTTGCTTCAATTTCGTCAGTATACTTCTCTCGTGGTCATCATTCGCACTCTTGTCGAAGAGAAGCCTTCGGGCGAGTTTTTTTCTGCCACcagtgggaaaaaaaaaaaaattaagttgcttattaaaaaaacacgtGTTCTGTAAAAGTGGCAACTGGCTCAAAGTATGTATACTCACCTATAGAATTCAGCAAACAGATCTTTGTCGCAGATATACGCCAGCAATTTCACGACCTGTATTTTTAACTCGTATGAATTATTTAGTCCCAACACTAAATGAACTTCAAATGAAtgataaatagaaaaaaaaaaaaaaattaccttctCGAGTGTTTCCTCAATTGCTTCATCACTCAACTTCTCACTCCCACCTTTCTTAAGGATGTTATCACAAAAGGTAGCAAGTAATTCTGCACTAGAACTTCCAGCAACACCCTTATTGCAAAAGACTTCAAAAGCTTCCTTGAGAGCCTACACACGAACGCATTTCAGATATGCGTAGCAATATGCTGATATTATGAATTGCACTGAATGTTACTGAAGGTGAAGTCACATACCTTGTGAAAAAGTGTGTGGTTTTGGAAACAATCATTCACATATGCCAAGTACTTGTCGTGAAGCTCAATCACTTTTCTAACAAAAACCTGAATTCAAACCTCTCTCTCAGCTATGATTCGCAACGGGACTAAGAAAAAGTATAATATAGAAGTTTGAAAGCCAAAAGACACCTGTTCTTGCAGACCAACGATGTCCTTTTTCTCGGCCTaacaagataaaaaagaacagaGATAAGCAAAGACAATCAGTAAAAAGCTGTCTAAAAATACTATGATTAGTGAAAATAAGTGATCATTCTAAAATGTTGTATATTTTCCAATAAGTGAGCAAAGAAATCAAAAACTTCAAACTAATTGAAATAGAAACCTTCTTGTTACTTGCAGCGTCTTCTGCCTGTTTGACTAATGCTGTTCCTTCAGCAGTGACATGCTGCataaacaataaagaaaagaatcacTTTAAATAGAAAGTAGTTTGAAAATTGAACATGGGATTGTTTTAACACATAATACCCTTTCAAGccaaaaaaaagtaagagagAAGTATAAAGGCTGATTTCCAACCTGCTTAAATATGTTGGAAACTGGGTCCAATCCCTTGGGTATTTTGGAGAAGAGACGGAACATCCTTGACAAATCTTCCACCTAAGAACATTCGCATCGCCCCAAGCCCAAAAGAGTcataaaaagggaaaaggaggacaaaagaaaacaaacgaCATCGAGGAAGAACCACAATGAAGTATATATCATTTCAAATATGGGAAAACACATACAAAACATAGTTAATAGTTAGGACCTTGTCATCTCTAAGCAATGCATGGCATCCTGAATGCTCTTTCTCCAGCAGTTGAGTAGCATAAACAGACAATAGTTCATGTTGAACTTTctacaagaacaaaaactaaaaaataaacgaGGGAGACGTGCATATAGAAAGTGGAAGGATATCACAAGAGATGACCACAAACCTCCAATAACTTTGGCTCGCTACTAGAGTGCAGATAGTGAGAAACTCGGTCCTTTTCTCGTCTCAAGCACTCCTCTGCCTAGAAAATCAATCAAGTCAGTAAGAAACCATCTCTATGTATTAGGAAAATAAAccgatttttaaaaaaaaaataaataaacaagagTTACTTTTAGCATATAATCAGGACAAGAATCTTCTAAGATCCAATTTGATGCCTTCCTAGAGTAGTAAGCAGCAGTATCTTTAAGCATGGCAGCTTCAAAgtcattttcataataatccaTTTGCCCCATCCCAATCTCCACAAATATATCCAACACGTTCTTCAACAGAGCTCTGTCAATCTGCTCTCCTTCACGTTCTTGATCGATCTGAGTCACAAGACCATAGTTATTAAGCATGTTTAAATCCCAAAGATCATGCTATACagttgaaagaaaaggaatggcAGGAAGGGCAAAATACCAATGAAATTACTGCATCCCTCACTTTACTGTTTAGCTCTTTGTACACCTGAGATGAGTAGAGgttaatatttaaacaaaaaattgtgCCTTATAATAATCAAATGAATCTGTTACTCAAAGATGCAGCATACCAATTCACGGAAGCAAGTGAGGCCAACTTCATTGAGAGGTGGAAGTGACCTTCGAGCAATGAAGTATCGATCAAGATAGTGGAAGAAGCGAGAAAGCCACCTCACCATGACTTTATGGTTGGTCCACCTTTTGACCAGTTCTCTCAACATAAATTCGTCATGCTTCTCCCTCAAGGATGGTAAAACCTAAGTTCACCACAATAACAAAAGATAACCTAAGTTCACCACAATATTCTCGAGTTGTTGATAAGCGATATGTATCAGACCGTAATGGATGTCTCAGATGAGCTTGTTTCTCACCATAGAACTGATGTACTCCTCAAACGATTCGCGGTATTTATCATACAGCTGCTGGGAGTAATCATGCGGTGGCTTCTGGGTACACATGTTATATATTGTACTGCATACAAAATTGAGAAGACAACAACCGATCATCACAAGAGTACTGACCGATAATATGCATAAATTTATAGTAGAAACTTCAAGAAATAGTACGTGTAAAGCATCATGTAGTCCTCGGAGCTGAACTGTGGCTCAGGCAATCCTTCCAGaatgttcttcaattttgtgatTCCCTTCTGCATAAACTCCCATCCTTGCTCCAAGTCAATAGTCTTCCGCTCACCCATTGTCATATCGACAGAAATCTCTTAATCGAAGACCTAATACTCAAACAGACCTACAGATCATAAAACCAGACTTCGATGTTGGCATCTGTGCTAAAGATAGACAgaaagaaaaccctaaatcgATAATCCACCCTCTCCATCCAAGAATGAAACAATAATCAAAAGAAATGCAGCGTCTACATTAATATGAACTGTAAAATAGAAGCTCCAGAAATCATAGAGAAGACGAGAATAAACAGGCTCCTACAAAATCTCCGTGTCATTCGTTCTTTATCATACACCTCGTCAACGAAAAATCAGAACACATAAAACAAACAACGAGAACAAAAATTCAAGGCAAAGATAAACAACAACAATCCTAATGATCTAAACGTAGATCCAGAATCACACAAAAAAAACACCATAAAAGGCCATcaacagagaaagaaaaaggcacCTGAAACGGTCGTCGACGAAACCCTAAGCTACAAGTCGAGAATCAACCCCCTGGAAGATGATGGCAGAGGAAGAGAGAAGACGACGGAGCATCGCCG is part of the Cucurbita pepo subsp. pepo cultivar mu-cu-16 chromosome LG12, ASM280686v2, whole genome shotgun sequence genome and harbors:
- the LOC111806899 gene encoding cullin-1: MTMGERKTIDLEQGWEFMQKGITKLKNILEGLPEPQFSSEDYMMLYTTIYNMCTQKPPHDYSQQLYDKYRESFEEYISSMVLPSLREKHDEFMLRELVKRWTNHKVMVRWLSRFFHYLDRYFIARRSLPPLNEVGLTCFRELVYKELNSKVRDAVISLIDQEREGEQIDRALLKNVLDIFVEIGMGQMDYYENDFEAAMLKDTAAYYSRKASNWILEDSCPDYMLKAEECLRREKDRVSHYLHSSSEPKLLEKVQHELLSVYATQLLEKEHSGCHALLRDDKVEDLSRMFRLFSKIPKGLDPVSNIFKQHVTAEGTALVKQAEDAASNKKAEKKDIVGLQEQVFVRKVIELHDKYLAYVNDCFQNHTLFHKALKEAFEVFCNKGVAGSSSAELLATFCDNILKKGGSEKLSDEAIEETLEKVVKLLAYICDKDLFAEFYRKKLARRLLFDKSANDDHERSILTKLKQQCGGQFTSKMEGMVTDLTLARENQTSFEEYLSNNPQASPGIDLTVTVLTTGFWPSYKSFDLNLPAEMVKCVEVFREFYQTKTKHRKLTWIYSLGTCNISGKFEPKTMELIVTTYQASALLLFNSSDKLSYSEIMTQLNLSDDDVVRLLHSLSCAKYKILNKEPNTKTISPNDHFEFNAKFSDKMRRIKIPLPPVDEKKKVIEDVDKDRRYAIDASIVRIMKSRKVLGHQQLVMECVEQLGRMFKPDFKAIKKRIEDLITRDYLERDKDNPHLFRYLA